A genomic region of Microcoleus sp. FACHB-831 contains the following coding sequences:
- a CDS encoding DedA family protein: MEKWVTEIMTSLGYLGIGLLMFAENLFPPIPSELIMPLAGFTVAKGNMNFSYAVLAGVLGTMLGALPWYYAGSFLGEERLKTLADKYGKWLGISGDDIEKSRRWFYKHGNKAVFLGRLVPGIRTLISIPAGISTMPIIPFIAYSTLGTTIWVVLLTYIGYALGDNYELVDKYLGPVSKIVLGIIIVAFVIWVARRNMQRNK; this comes from the coding sequence ATGGAGAAATGGGTAACGGAGATAATGACTTCGCTGGGCTATCTGGGAATAGGACTGCTGATGTTTGCAGAAAACCTATTTCCTCCCATCCCCTCAGAGTTGATCATGCCCTTGGCAGGGTTCACCGTCGCAAAAGGCAATATGAACTTCTCCTATGCGGTTTTGGCAGGAGTGTTGGGGACGATGTTGGGAGCATTGCCTTGGTACTATGCAGGCTCCTTCTTGGGCGAGGAACGCTTGAAGACTTTAGCCGACAAATATGGCAAGTGGCTGGGAATATCAGGTGATGACATTGAAAAGTCAAGACGCTGGTTTTACAAACATGGCAATAAAGCCGTCTTTCTCGGTCGCCTTGTACCAGGAATTCGGACTCTAATTTCCATCCCGGCTGGTATTAGCACTATGCCAATAATACCATTCATAGCCTACTCAACTTTGGGCACTACAATATGGGTGGTTTTGCTCACCTATATTGGGTATGCGTTGGGGGATAATTATGAACTTGTAGATAAGTACCTCGGCCCAGTTTCCAAAATTGTACTTGGTATTATTATCGTTGCTTTCGTTATTTGGGTTGCTCGTCGCAATATGCAGCGGAACAAATAA